Within the Halorhabdus rudnickae genome, the region CCTTCAAATACCAGCCCGCACCCGACCCCCGCCGATGCCCGATCTCCACCCCAGGACTGGCTCCTCATCGTCCAGGCCCTCGACGAATGCGCCGCCAAACTCACTTACGTCGACCGCGAACCCTCACGCGCCACCCGCGCCCGAACCCTCGTCGACCAACTCGCCACCGAACACGATTTTCTCCGCGACGCACTCGACACCCAACTCGACCCGACCTGGCGCGGGCCGACCGACGATACCATGCCGTAGGCACGTGGCCACCCGGAGTACTCCGCATACTTGTCGAGACACGCCTGCACCTCCGCGAAGCGCAGCCGCGTGGCACGAGCTATCACGTGGTCGCTGGTGTGCGATAAAAACCGCGAGAAGACGATTGCTACGCCGCTACGTCAGGGTTCGAAGTCAGTGATGACCTGCGTTTGATCGCTGTTCGGGTTCTCCCAGATCAGAGTATATTCTGAGTTCAGGTTTGCGTCAACGTCTGTCCCACTGAAGGTGCCATAAAGTTCTCCGTCAGTACCGGTTGCATTAATCACGACTTTGTCTCCAGCTGTTAGCTCTTCACTGATGCCGGAGAATTGGTCCAGCGTGGCCGATCCATTGTTTTCGGTTTCAAGCAGGAATTGGCTCGCTGTCGCGGCGTCACCGCCAGTGTGTGAGAGAGTCACGTTCTCACTGTCGGCATTCCATTCCCACTGGACACTGGGCTGGGTCTCTTCACTCGGCCCCATGTTCATGACGAACGTCGCGATCACGGCCGCGAGAATGACCGTAATCGCGACCATCAAGATCACGCCGATAACTGGCGATACACCACGGTCCTCCGAACGGAGGAACTCTTTCGCTGAATCGAACATTGCAACCGAGCGTTCAATAGGATAGTATAAAAATCCAATTGAATCGTTCGCCGTCGAACGGCGTTTTCACGCTCGTTAAAAGCCCGTCTGATACCATTCTCAAACACTGAAAATGCGACGCTGTGTAGTGATTCTGCAAATCGCCCGGTGGTTTAACAAACGTTCAGCCCCCAGCCTAACTTGGACCGGGTGTCTTCCGGTCCCTAACATTGCGACCGCGCCCACCGACCGCTGCCCGGACAACGGGTATGTCGATGACTGCGGTCTTCCGCAAGGAGGAACCTTTCCCGTCCCTCGCGGGACGGGTTCGGAGGCACGGGAGACGGTGCCCCCTGGCGTGTTGCTCGACCACCCCCCTGGATCCGTGTCAACACGCTTTCACACGTACTACGGCCGCGGAGCACTGCGCGTGGGCGATGGTTTGAAACTCTCCTAAACAGAGCCCCACATTCAACGTAGCCCGCGCCCTCCTCACTTTTGTATCCCGATGGGGAACGCAGACACGAATGATGGAACGCTAAACTCAGAAAGCCCAGGTGTGGCTCAAGCCCCCATAGGTCGACTGACTGCGCTCGGCAACCGTCGAGATCTCCGCGGCCTACCTCGCGACCCGGAACGATGCGCTGCTGGCGCCGCTTTATGACACGGGCCTCCGCGTCGGTGAGTGCGTCGCCCTTGATATCGTTCACCTCGACTTCGCCGAGGGCTCCTGGGACTTCCCGCTGCGATCCAGAAAGACTACCCGACACATAACTCGTCAACCTGCACTCGGATCGGCCTCGCCGACGAGACGATCCGCACGCTCCGGACGTCTCTCGCGACGCGCCGGCGCGGCGATCCGGGTGACGTCATACCCCACACGTTCCGCCACTCGGTCGCCTATCGGATGCTCACTCGTGAGGACGCCACGCTGTACGACGTCACGAACCGGCTGCGGCACGCGACGATCCAGACGACCGAGCGGGTCTATGCTCACTTGATACGGTCTGATCGGCAATCCATACATGTCGTCCAGTTCTGGATGCTCTTCGAGTACGTGCTCTTCCAACAGGCCGATCACGGCGGTCTGCGTTTTCCTCGTTGAGTAGATACGGCTTCGATGGAGTTAGTAATTTCAATGATGTCATGAGTAACGCGCTACGTGGTCTTTTCCGTCATGGGCAGGCCTCGAGTACATCTTCCCTTAGCCCACAGCCTTTGACCGCGATGATCGGCCGGGTGTGAGCGCGCTGGTTTGATAGTGTTGATACCTACTATGAGAGCACGCGTCAAATCATTTCCAGCACAGTACTCGTTCCTTCTGAGTAACGTTAGATTTTTATAATATTCAGACAACTATTTTCCTGGGGTATGGTTTCAAATCACTTCGTATGCGAGAAACGGGGGGTATCGCCGGTCATCGGGGTCATCCTGATGGTCGCGATCACGGTCATTCTGGCCGGCGTCATTGGGGCGTTCGTCATGAACATGAACACGGTTGGGGAGACCCAGCCCAACACGCAGTGGGAGTGGTACAACGACACTGGTGCCGGTCACATTGAACTGAGCCACACAGGTGGGGACGCGTCCGCCGCGGGCAACCTCGTCCTCGCCATTGGCGACAACAGGACAGCTATCGACACGGCGGGTGCATTCGACTCGGACGACAAGCTGACTGCGGGGGATACGCTTACGTTCAATGCCTCTAGTGGGGGTTCAATGCACCTCAACGTCGGCGCGGACCCGTCAGGTATCGAGGAAGTCAAACTGATCTGGGAGGACTCGACTACCGACCGAAGCCGGGTCATCAGCTCGTACGAGCCCTGACGCCGCGTCGTCGGGTTACGTTTCCCGCGGCTTTTTTATCTGTTCGTAGACAGGCCGTGCGAGAACCGCTGTCTGGTGGACAAACCGGATCAGTACTCTTCGATCGAATCTTCAATCGCCGCGACGTACTCGTCTAGTTCGTCCTCTGGGACATTTTCGGGTGCTCGTTCCACGAGCAGATCACGCAGGCGATACCGGTAGGCGCCCTGGCCGACGTGTTCGATCAGGCCACTCGTGCGCAACGCGCGATTTCGTGCGTAGGCACTCGTCCGATCCCCGGACCCGCCTGCGACGAAGTGGGCGTCTAGCGGCGACGCCTGATCCTGCTCGCAGTAGTAGGCGAGCATTTTCCGGGTCTTCGATTCCAGCGTCCTGATCTCGGCGCGCACCCGACCGACGAACTCCGGCAGATTTTCGATCGACGGCGTCGTCCGCTCTTCGTTTGACTCTGTCTGTGCCATGTCGCTGGTGCCATTCGTCGATCCATCGGTCGAACTCTCTTGGGATGGCGCGAACCCATCGAACGATTCGAGGGCTCCCCCGACGGCCTCTGCAGATCCTTCGCCGTTTGATCCGGGAGCAGTACCGTTGCTGTCTCCCGTTTTGGCGTCCGGGTCACCTGTGATATTTGGGAACGTGACCTGACTGTCGTTGTTCGCCGCCGCATCGGCGGTGGCGTCCTCGTGGCGGGAGCGTAGCTTGGCCTGTTCGGTTCGGCCGGGATTGGTCCCCTCGACGTGTTCGACCAGTGCGTCGACGAACTGATCGGCCATCCGGCTCATGTCTCTGGCGTCCTGCA harbors:
- a CDS encoding type IV pilin, translated to MFDSAKEFLRSEDRGVSPVIGVILMVAITVILAAVIATFVMNMGPSEETQPSVQWEWNADSENVTLSHTGGDAATASQFLLETENNGSATLDQFSGISEELTAGDKVVINATGTDGELYGTFSGTDVDANLNSEYTLIWENPNSDQTQVITDFEP
- a CDS encoding type IV pilin — its product is MVSNHFVCEKRGVSPVIGVILMVAITVILAGVIGAFVMNMNTVGETQPNTQWEWYNDTGAGHIELSHTGGDASAAGNLVLAIGDNRTAIDTAGAFDSDDKLTAGDTLTFNASSGGSMHLNVGADPSGIEEVKLIWEDSTTDRSRVISSYEP